A genomic stretch from Pectobacterium carotovorum includes:
- a CDS encoding DUF1240 domain-containing protein: protein MVKVNRPLAGAFAVFIFLLTCFTGWFSFNSYLDILQLNDVIVFSWKVGLMVFGSPLLFYFSYLFFYSAINNKVAKINNKFGGALFIIMLVGAVISSFSSFYMSYNFRDYGYEICPKISWMDPNKYVKDTALCKE, encoded by the coding sequence GTGGTTAAGGTAAACAGACCATTAGCTGGCGCATTTGCAGTTTTTATTTTTCTATTGACATGTTTTACTGGTTGGTTTTCTTTTAATTCATATTTGGATATTTTACAGTTAAATGATGTGATAGTGTTTTCATGGAAAGTTGGGTTGATGGTATTTGGTTCTCCTTTGCTATTCTATTTTTCATATTTATTTTTTTATTCCGCAATAAATAATAAAGTGGCGAAAATTAATAATAAATTTGGAGGGGCATTATTTATAATAATGCTCGTTGGTGCTGTAATTAGCTCATTCTCATCTTTCTACATGTCTTATAATTTTAGAGATTATGGTTATGAAATATGCCCTAAAATATCTTGGATGGATCCTAATAAATATGTGAAAGACACCGCTCTTTGTAAAGAGTAA
- a CDS encoding DUF1240 domain-containing protein: MVKVNRPLVGAFAVFIFLLTCFTGWFSFNSYLDILQLSDVIVFSWKVGLMVFGSPLLFYFSYLGFYMAIKNKPIGMHGIFANVCGYLFFIGVVISFVASMYISFNFRSYGYEICPKISWMDPNKYVKNIALCNE, encoded by the coding sequence GTGGTTAAGGTAAACAGGCCATTAGTTGGCGCTTTTGCAGTTTTTATTTTTCTATTAACATGCTTTACTGGTTGGTTTTCTTTTAATTCATATTTGGATATTTTACAGTTAAGTGATGTGATCGTGTTTTCATGGAAGGTTGGGTTAATGGTATTTGGTTCTCCTTTGCTATTCTATTTCTCGTATTTAGGGTTTTATATGGCAATAAAAAACAAACCTATAGGAATGCATGGAATATTTGCAAATGTGTGCGGTTATTTGTTTTTTATTGGTGTTGTTATTAGTTTTGTTGCATCTATGTACATATCTTTTAACTTTAGAAGTTATGGTTATGAAATATGTCCGAAAATATCATGGATGGATCCCAATAAGTATGTAAAAAATATCGCTCTTTGTAATGAATAA
- a CDS encoding efflux RND transporter periplasmic adaptor subunit, which translates to MKKLGMIFFAAAAVLGASGCNDNKETSSTTESADQHVRVAELAPADIYLERVWPARVIAMRTAEIRPQVGGIIKSRLFTQGSEVKAGQPLFQIDRAPFEVDVEIASASLKRAEASYRQLRQRTDRLAQLQNSGAVSRQDYDDAKENTAQAAASVAEATASLNRKKLDLAYSTVRSPIDGRIEQEFVTEGALVSTDNSQAMAIVQQTTKVYIDARLPASELKMLQGITSPQDDKSHIAIAILDDHNQPYELNPQMLFSGSSVNSETGDVVVRAVADNPHRQMMPGMYVRMKITQLQQKGGLLVPLQAVQHENGRAFVWVKNKEDKAQYKAIQIGEQTNQSVVVLSGMSPGDMLIVEGQERLQDGVRVKSERWIPKS; encoded by the coding sequence ATGAAAAAACTGGGGATGATTTTTTTTGCCGCAGCGGCCGTGTTGGGGGCGAGTGGCTGTAATGATAATAAAGAAACCTCCTCAACGACGGAAAGTGCTGATCAACATGTACGGGTTGCGGAGTTAGCTCCCGCTGATATCTATCTGGAGCGCGTCTGGCCTGCGCGAGTCATTGCTATGCGTACCGCTGAAATCCGTCCTCAGGTCGGAGGAATTATCAAATCTCGTCTGTTTACGCAGGGCTCGGAAGTTAAAGCAGGGCAACCACTGTTTCAAATCGATCGCGCGCCTTTTGAAGTGGATGTCGAAATAGCCTCGGCGTCACTCAAGCGTGCTGAAGCTTCATACCGTCAATTACGTCAGCGGACAGACAGGCTCGCACAGTTGCAAAACAGTGGTGCGGTAAGTCGGCAAGATTATGACGATGCAAAAGAAAATACCGCACAGGCTGCGGCAAGCGTTGCAGAAGCGACAGCTTCGCTAAATAGAAAAAAACTCGACCTCGCTTATTCAACTGTCAGATCGCCGATTGATGGCAGGATCGAGCAAGAATTCGTGACGGAGGGCGCTCTTGTCAGTACAGACAATTCTCAGGCCATGGCTATCGTTCAGCAAACGACAAAAGTCTACATCGATGCCCGGTTGCCTGCTTCTGAATTGAAAATGCTGCAGGGGATAACAAGCCCACAGGATGATAAAAGCCACATCGCGATCGCGATTCTTGATGATCACAATCAGCCGTACGAGCTTAATCCCCAGATGCTTTTTTCAGGAAGCAGCGTCAACAGTGAAACGGGGGACGTGGTCGTCAGAGCCGTGGCTGATAACCCGCATCGGCAAATGATGCCCGGAATGTATGTGCGTATGAAGATAACCCAGCTGCAACAAAAAGGTGGGCTATTGGTGCCGCTTCAGGCGGTGCAGCATGAAAATGGCAGGGCCTTCGTCTGGGTCAAAAATAAAGAAGATAAGGCGCAGTATAAAGCGATTCAGATTGGCGAACAGACGAATCAAAGCGTCGTCGTGCTAAGTGGAATGAGTCCCGGAGACATGTTGATTGTGGAGGGGCAGGAGAGGCTCCAGGACGGTGTTCGGGTCAAATCAGAGCGTTGGATACCGAAAAGTTAA
- a CDS encoding efflux RND transporter permease subunit: MPQFFINRPVFAWVIALFIILFGIVSIPQLPVEQYPSVAPPSVTITASYPGSTPQVMDESVVSLIEKELSGVDNLLYFESSSDTSGAASITVTFKPGTNIKMAQVDVQNQLKTVEPRLPQAVRQNGLNVEAASSGFLMMVGLTSPVGKYSDADLSDYFVRKISDELRRINGVGKIQVFGAEKAMRIWLDPAKLISYQLTVSDVTTAISEQNVQIAPGRLGDAPTVPGQRSGYPLTVSGQLGTPEAFRHIVLKADSKGANVTLGDVARVELSLQAFSFTTRENGQPSTAAAIQLSPGANAVQTSAAIKLRMDELAKSLPDGMVYSIPFDTAPFVKISIEKVIHTFIEAMVLVFFVMYLFLQNIRYTLIPAIVAPIALLGTFTIMLIAGYSINVLTMFGMVLAIGIIVDDAIVVVENVERIMAEERLPPKEATEKAMREITGAIIGITLVLTAVFIPMGLASGSVGIIYRQFTLSMAVSILFSAFLALTLTPALCATLLKPYSPETHKHGRFFNWFNAFFERLTLRYESGVKKVIKKTGRMMVLYGALCFVLFYALKMWPSAFLPDEDQGHFMTSIQLPADATLERTENVVKQFEKIVGERPGIESNLSILGFGFSGSGTNSALAFTTLKDWDDENRLTAQEESAYVQEKMGNVAEATVASLLPPPISEMGTSSGFTLRLEDRSGKGAKAFSDALRMMLSLAEKSRIVTSVYLDGLPEGTSINLNIDRKKAEAMGVSFNEINQTLSGAMGSAYVNDFPNNGRMQQVIVQSDAPYRMQLNNLLSLYVRNKNGGMVPLSEFINADWQQAPQQLVRYQGYPSFRLSGYANDGYSSGDAMREMERIAQQLPPGFVVEWTGQSLQEKQSVSQAPMLMILSMLVVFLVLAALYESWSIPLSVMLVVPLGLMGSVAAIFLRGMPNDVFFKVGLITIIGLSAKNAILIIEFGRQLHQQGESLFNATVKATRLRLRPIIMTSLAFTLGVVPLMLASGASSTTQHAIGTGVFGGMISGTLLAIFFVPVFFIFVMSLVEKIKRSRKV, from the coding sequence ATGCCTCAGTTTTTTATTAATCGTCCCGTTTTTGCCTGGGTTATTGCGTTGTTTATTATACTGTTCGGGATTGTCTCAATCCCACAGCTTCCCGTTGAACAATATCCTTCAGTCGCCCCTCCAAGCGTAACAATAACGGCGAGTTATCCCGGTTCGACACCTCAGGTAATGGATGAGTCTGTTGTGTCGCTCATTGAGAAAGAATTATCTGGGGTGGATAATTTGCTCTATTTTGAGTCATCAAGTGATACCTCTGGCGCTGCTTCCATCACGGTTACATTTAAACCCGGTACCAATATTAAAATGGCTCAGGTTGATGTGCAGAACCAGCTCAAAACTGTCGAGCCCAGATTGCCCCAAGCCGTTAGGCAAAATGGGTTAAATGTTGAGGCCGCGTCGTCTGGTTTTCTGATGATGGTAGGGCTCACGTCGCCAGTGGGAAAATACAGCGATGCGGATCTGAGTGATTACTTTGTTCGGAAAATATCCGACGAACTCCGACGTATTAACGGGGTAGGTAAAATTCAGGTTTTTGGCGCGGAAAAAGCGATGCGTATTTGGCTCGATCCGGCGAAGCTCATTTCTTATCAGCTCACGGTAAGCGATGTGACGACGGCGATTAGCGAGCAAAATGTCCAAATTGCACCGGGTCGGCTTGGCGATGCTCCCACCGTCCCGGGCCAGCGTTCAGGATACCCTCTTACTGTCAGCGGGCAGTTGGGAACGCCTGAAGCGTTTCGCCATATCGTATTAAAAGCCGATTCGAAAGGCGCAAATGTGACTTTAGGTGATGTCGCGAGAGTTGAGCTTAGCCTTCAAGCCTTTTCGTTTACTACACGAGAAAATGGCCAGCCTTCCACTGCTGCGGCTATCCAGCTTTCCCCTGGGGCAAATGCTGTTCAAACATCCGCAGCGATTAAATTAAGAATGGATGAGCTGGCAAAATCATTGCCCGATGGCATGGTATATTCTATTCCGTTCGATACCGCTCCATTCGTAAAAATTTCTATCGAAAAAGTCATCCATACATTTATAGAAGCCATGGTGCTCGTTTTTTTCGTGATGTACCTTTTTCTGCAGAATATTCGCTACACATTAATCCCCGCTATCGTAGCGCCTATCGCATTGTTAGGAACATTTACTATCATGCTGATAGCCGGATATTCAATAAATGTTTTGACGATGTTCGGTATGGTTTTGGCGATAGGAATCATTGTTGATGATGCCATTGTCGTCGTCGAAAATGTTGAACGCATAATGGCTGAAGAAAGGCTGCCTCCAAAAGAGGCGACTGAAAAAGCAATGCGTGAGATTACCGGTGCGATTATTGGTATAACACTTGTCCTCACCGCTGTTTTTATTCCGATGGGGCTTGCTAGTGGTTCCGTTGGAATTATCTATCGACAGTTTACGCTTTCAATGGCTGTCTCTATTTTATTTTCGGCATTTTTAGCGCTGACGTTAACCCCTGCGCTATGTGCCACATTACTCAAGCCTTATTCACCTGAAACGCATAAGCATGGTCGCTTCTTTAATTGGTTTAACGCATTTTTTGAACGTTTAACGCTGCGTTATGAATCCGGTGTTAAAAAGGTAATAAAAAAAACAGGCCGAATGATGGTGCTTTATGGTGCCCTCTGCTTTGTATTATTTTACGCGCTTAAAATGTGGCCTTCTGCATTTCTTCCTGATGAGGATCAGGGACATTTTATGACGTCGATACAGCTTCCAGCGGATGCGACGCTTGAGAGAACAGAAAATGTGGTGAAACAGTTTGAAAAAATCGTTGGGGAACGTCCGGGTATTGAAAGTAATCTCTCCATTCTTGGATTTGGTTTTTCGGGATCGGGCACCAACTCAGCACTGGCATTCACTACATTAAAAGACTGGGATGATGAAAACAGACTCACCGCTCAGGAAGAGTCTGCCTATGTTCAGGAGAAAATGGGCAATGTGGCTGAAGCTACCGTTGCCAGCCTGTTGCCCCCTCCCATTTCTGAAATGGGAACGTCATCCGGTTTTACACTCCGGCTTGAGGATCGTTCTGGGAAAGGAGCCAAAGCCTTTTCAGATGCGCTGCGTATGATGCTTTCGCTGGCAGAAAAGAGCCGTATCGTAACCTCTGTCTATCTGGATGGTTTGCCCGAGGGGACCAGCATCAATCTCAACATCGATCGGAAAAAAGCGGAGGCCATGGGCGTATCCTTCAATGAGATTAACCAAACGTTATCTGGCGCAATGGGATCGGCATATGTTAATGATTTCCCGAATAATGGCCGGATGCAGCAGGTTATTGTGCAGTCAGATGCGCCATATCGTATGCAGCTGAACAATCTGCTTTCTCTGTATGTACGCAATAAAAATGGCGGTATGGTTCCTCTTTCTGAGTTTATTAATGCTGATTGGCAGCAAGCACCCCAGCAACTCGTCCGGTATCAGGGCTATCCCTCTTTCAGACTCTCGGGGTACGCCAATGATGGTTATTCTTCGGGGGATGCAATGAGGGAAATGGAGAGAATTGCTCAGCAGTTACCGCCAGGATTTGTGGTTGAGTGGACCGGGCAATCGCTTCAGGAAAAACAATCGGTATCTCAGGCACCTATGCTTATGATTTTATCTATGCTGGTTGTGTTCCTGGTGCTGGCAGCATTATATGAAAGCTGGTCAATACCGCTATCGGTTATGTTGGTTGTTCCTCTGGGACTGATGGGGTCTGTGGCCGCTATTTTTTTAAGAGGGATGCCTAATGACGTCTTTTTCAAGGTCGGCTTAATTACGATTATTGGCCTCTCAGCTAAAAATGCCATTCTAATCATTGAATTCGGTAGGCAATTACACCAGCAAGGAGAAAGCCTATTTAATGCAACGGTTAAGGCCACGCGTTTACGCTTGCGTCCCATAATAATGACGTCGTTAGCATTCACACTTGGCGTTGTTCCTCTCATGTTGGCATCCGGTGCAAGTTCAACGACTCAGCATGCAATAGGGACTGGTGTTTTTGGTGGGATGATCAGTGGCACATTGTTAGCGATATTCTTTGTGCCGGTTTTCTTTATTTTCGTGATGTCCTTAGTAGAGAAAATTAAACGAAGTCGGAAAGTATAA
- a CDS encoding VirK/YbjX family protein encodes MLNNRTIIRKNDGFSLFWDLTVGNVTPSPSWLERKNRLKFMLRTLFYFRSSIQYLNEISNLKNIEGILSNQPSLPIKIHRPYLTKNFPMRSRIATIVNHYKICEEILPPEMFDLYTVGECVNLYKCDTPESHSFSIDLLSIDNLNKEGEMTILLRDFDGEPLAKLTFSVIKIDNELCFFVGGIQGAKLDGSYDRIKNITKACHGVFPKKMLIESLAFLGKQLEIKKILMAGNKSHIYNNWRYRKRLKFMHADYDELWQSIGATEKADVYTAPCFIPRKSLSDIPSKKRSEYKKRFQLLDSIEEAIALHFEKNRNAQREQGGTCYSLYDKHEA; translated from the coding sequence ATGTTAAACAACAGAACGATCATTAGAAAAAATGATGGGTTTAGCCTTTTTTGGGATTTAACCGTAGGGAACGTAACACCTTCCCCAAGCTGGCTGGAAAGGAAAAATAGACTCAAGTTCATGTTGAGAACATTATTTTATTTTCGTTCTTCTATACAGTATTTGAATGAAATTTCAAATCTGAAAAACATCGAAGGCATACTTTCAAATCAGCCTTCCCTGCCTATAAAAATACACAGACCTTATCTCACAAAAAATTTCCCGATGAGATCAAGGATCGCAACAATTGTTAATCACTATAAAATCTGTGAGGAAATCTTACCGCCAGAGATGTTTGACCTTTACACGGTGGGAGAGTGTGTAAATCTATACAAATGTGACACCCCAGAATCACACTCTTTTTCTATCGATCTGCTATCCATAGATAACTTAAACAAAGAGGGAGAAATGACCATTCTCCTCCGTGATTTTGATGGTGAACCTCTGGCGAAACTCACATTTAGCGTCATAAAAATTGATAATGAACTCTGTTTTTTTGTCGGGGGAATACAGGGAGCTAAACTTGATGGAAGCTATGACAGAATAAAAAACATAACGAAAGCCTGTCATGGAGTTTTTCCGAAAAAGATGCTGATCGAATCGCTGGCTTTTCTTGGAAAGCAATTAGAAATAAAAAAAATCTTGATGGCTGGAAATAAAAGCCATATTTACAACAATTGGCGATACAGAAAAAGGCTCAAATTTATGCACGCCGATTATGATGAGCTATGGCAGTCAATTGGAGCAACCGAGAAGGCTGACGTCTATACAGCGCCATGCTTTATCCCTCGTAAATCGCTTAGTGATATTCCGAGTAAAAAAAGATCGGAATATAAGAAGAGATTTCAACTTTTGGATTCTATCGAGGAAGCAATAGCCCTGCATTTTGAAAAAAACAGGAATGCTCAAAGGGAGCAAGGCGGGACTTGTTATTCGCTCTATGACAAGCACGAGGCATGA
- a CDS encoding ATP-binding protein, translated as MKHSKLNRELAYLMFRVTIYSTVVTMAFYYVFAWISFKYLGHNESEYNDLFVMTEEDWFLSFITILLSLAISVYTAIRFSKKILSPMYSLAETARDITRGKLSARAEVSNVEILEVAQLIADFNTMAEKLEVTSGEIKTWNAAIAHELRTPVTILRGRLQGLADGVFLPENELFINLLKQTDGLARLIEDLRTLSLADSGYLSLQQNTVDLKVEVEAITEIMRSSLSEKKISLVSRLDDLTLVCDAVRIRQALLAILDNTRRYTQPGLVMVSCFREQDNAIITIEDEGPGIPLLIRDSLFEPFRRGEDSRSRQHGGTGLGLAVVSAIIQAHKGNITLFTSSMGGAGFKISLPIN; from the coding sequence ATGAAACATTCGAAACTGAACCGAGAACTCGCGTATCTGATGTTCAGAGTAACAATTTACTCAACAGTCGTTACAATGGCTTTCTACTATGTTTTCGCCTGGATTTCCTTCAAATACCTGGGCCACAATGAAAGTGAATATAATGATCTATTTGTGATGACGGAAGAGGATTGGTTTCTATCCTTTATTACCATTTTACTGTCATTAGCCATATCAGTATATACCGCAATAAGATTTTCAAAAAAAATCCTGTCGCCTATGTATTCTCTTGCAGAAACGGCCCGGGATATTACCAGAGGTAAACTCAGCGCCAGGGCAGAAGTCAGCAATGTGGAAATTTTAGAAGTCGCTCAGCTCATCGCCGATTTTAATACTATGGCAGAGAAACTCGAAGTGACCTCCGGAGAAATAAAAACGTGGAATGCCGCTATCGCTCACGAGTTAAGAACCCCAGTCACAATCTTACGTGGCCGGCTGCAGGGTCTTGCTGATGGCGTTTTTCTACCGGAGAACGAGCTTTTCATCAATTTACTTAAACAAACCGACGGCCTTGCCAGATTAATTGAGGATTTGCGTACCTTAAGCCTCGCCGATAGCGGCTATCTTTCACTACAACAAAATACCGTTGATCTAAAAGTTGAAGTTGAGGCCATCACAGAAATTATGCGTTCTTCCTTATCAGAGAAGAAAATCTCCTTAGTCTCGCGATTGGACGATCTAACGCTGGTTTGTGATGCCGTACGCATAAGGCAGGCATTACTTGCTATATTGGACAATACTCGACGTTATACACAGCCCGGACTTGTTATGGTTTCATGTTTTCGGGAACAAGATAATGCCATTATTACCATTGAAGATGAAGGACCCGGAATTCCTTTATTAATAAGAGATTCGCTATTTGAGCCATTCAGAAGAGGTGAAGACTCACGATCGAGACAACATGGTGGGACAGGCTTAGGGTTAGCCGTAGTAAGCGCTATAATACAAGCACATAAAGGAAATATTACTTTATTTACCAGTTCCATGGGTGGTGCGGGATTTAAGATATCATTACCGATTAATTAA
- the uvrA gene encoding excinuclease ABC subunit UvrA, whose protein sequence is MDKIEVRGARTHNLKNINLIIPRDKLIVITGLSGSGKSSLAFDTLYAEGQRRYVESLSAYARQFLSLMEKPDVDHIEGLSPAISIEQKSTSHNPRSTVGTITEIHDYLRLLFARVGEPRCPEHDVPLDAQTVSQMVDNVLAQPEGKRLMLLAPIVKDRKGEHSKTLENLASQGYIRARIDGEVCDLSDPPKLELQKKHTIEVVVDRFKVRDDLAQRLAESFETALDLSGGSVVVADMDDPTQPELLFSANFACPVCGYSMHELEPRMFSFNNPAGACPSCDGLGVQQFFDPARVVQNAELSLAGGAIRGWDRRNFYYFQMLRSLAEHYKFDVDAPFESLSAAVQKVILYGSGKENVEFKYINDRGDTSVRRHPFEGVLHNMERRYKETESTAVREELAKFISNRSCASCGGTRLREEARNVFVEQTTLPQISDMSIGHAMTFFQNMKLSGQRAQIAEKVLKEIGDRLKFLVNVGLNYLSLSRSAETLSGGEAQRIRLASQIGAGLVGVMYVLDEPSIGLHQRDNERLLETLIHLRNLGNTVIVVEHDEDAIRAADHVIDIGPGAGVHGGQIVAEGTMEEIMAVPDSLTGQFLSGKRKIEIPKQRVPADPTKVLKLIGAKGNNLKDVTLTLPVGLFTCITGVSGSGKSTLINDTLFPLAQRQLNGATLAEPAAHREIQGLEHFDKVIDIDQSPIGRTPRSNPATYTGIFTPIRELFAGVPEARTRGYNPGRFSFNVRGGRCEACQGDGVIKVEMHFLPDVYVPCDQCKGKRYNRETLEIQYKGKGIHEVLDMTIEEAREFFDAIPALARKLQTLIDVGLSYIRLGQSATTLSGGEAQRVKLSRELSKRGTGQTLYILDEPTTGLHFADIQQLLAVLHQLRDQGNTIVVIEHNLDVIKTADWIVDLGPEGGSGGGEILVSGTPETVAECEQSHTARFLRPILAREA, encoded by the coding sequence ATGGATAAGATCGAAGTTCGTGGTGCTCGTACCCATAATCTCAAGAATATCAACCTGATAATTCCCCGCGACAAGCTGATCGTAATCACCGGTTTGTCTGGTTCGGGTAAGTCATCGCTGGCGTTTGACACGCTGTATGCCGAAGGGCAGCGGCGCTATGTGGAATCACTCTCCGCTTACGCCCGTCAGTTTTTGTCGCTGATGGAAAAACCGGACGTCGATCATATCGAAGGGCTGTCGCCCGCCATCTCTATCGAACAGAAATCGACCTCGCATAACCCGCGTTCTACGGTCGGGACGATTACCGAAATTCATGACTACCTGCGTTTGCTGTTTGCACGCGTAGGTGAGCCGCGCTGCCCAGAGCATGATGTGCCGCTGGATGCGCAGACGGTCAGCCAGATGGTGGACAACGTGCTGGCGCAGCCGGAAGGCAAACGCCTGATGCTGCTGGCGCCGATTGTGAAAGATCGCAAAGGTGAACACAGCAAGACGCTGGAAAATCTGGCTTCACAGGGCTATATCCGCGCCCGTATCGACGGCGAAGTGTGCGATCTGTCCGATCCGCCGAAGCTGGAATTACAGAAAAAACACACCATTGAAGTTGTCGTCGATCGCTTTAAAGTGCGTGACGATCTGGCGCAGCGATTGGCGGAGTCGTTTGAAACCGCGCTGGATCTCTCCGGCGGCAGCGTGGTGGTCGCGGATATGGACGATCCTACCCAGCCTGAACTGCTGTTCTCAGCGAACTTTGCCTGCCCGGTGTGTGGCTACAGTATGCATGAGCTGGAACCGCGTATGTTCTCGTTCAACAACCCGGCGGGCGCGTGCCCGAGCTGTGATGGTCTGGGCGTGCAGCAGTTCTTCGATCCGGCTCGCGTGGTGCAAAACGCGGAGCTGTCGCTGGCAGGCGGCGCGATTCGCGGCTGGGATCGCCGTAACTTTTACTATTTCCAAATGCTGCGCTCACTGGCGGAGCACTACAAGTTTGACGTCGATGCCCCGTTTGAAAGCCTGAGCGCCGCGGTTCAGAAAGTGATTCTGTACGGCTCCGGTAAAGAGAACGTCGAATTCAAATATATCAACGATCGTGGCGATACCTCTGTACGCCGCCATCCGTTCGAAGGCGTGCTGCACAACATGGAGCGCCGCTATAAAGAAACGGAATCCACGGCGGTGCGCGAAGAGCTGGCGAAATTCATCAGCAACCGTTCCTGCGCCAGCTGCGGCGGGACGCGCCTGCGTGAAGAGGCGCGTAACGTGTTTGTTGAGCAGACGACGCTGCCGCAGATTTCCGATATGAGCATCGGCCATGCGATGACGTTCTTCCAGAATATGAAGCTCAGCGGGCAGCGCGCCCAAATCGCCGAGAAAGTGCTGAAAGAGATTGGCGATCGGCTGAAGTTTCTGGTGAACGTCGGGCTGAACTATTTGTCGCTCTCCCGCTCGGCAGAAACGCTGTCCGGCGGTGAGGCGCAGCGTATTCGTTTGGCAAGCCAGATCGGTGCGGGGCTCGTTGGCGTCATGTACGTTCTGGATGAACCGTCCATCGGTCTGCACCAGCGCGACAACGAGCGCCTGCTGGAAACCTTGATTCATCTGCGTAATCTGGGCAATACCGTCATTGTGGTGGAACACGATGAAGACGCGATTCGCGCCGCTGACCATGTGATTGATATCGGCCCCGGCGCGGGCGTGCACGGCGGCCAGATTGTCGCAGAAGGCACGATGGAAGAGATCATGGCGGTGCCAGATTCGCTGACGGGGCAGTTCCTCAGCGGTAAACGCAAGATTGAAATCCCGAAACAGCGCGTGCCTGCGGATCCGACCAAAGTGCTGAAGCTGATTGGCGCGAAGGGCAATAACCTGAAAGACGTCACGCTGACGCTGCCGGTTGGGCTGTTTACCTGCATCACCGGCGTGTCGGGATCGGGCAAATCGACCTTGATCAACGATACCTTGTTCCCACTGGCGCAGCGCCAACTGAACGGTGCGACGCTGGCGGAGCCCGCTGCTCACCGCGAGATTCAGGGGCTGGAGCATTTCGATAAGGTGATCGATATCGATCAAAGCCCGATTGGCCGTACGCCGCGTTCCAACCCAGCAACCTACACCGGTATTTTCACGCCGATTCGTGAGCTGTTTGCTGGCGTGCCGGAAGCGCGTACACGCGGCTACAACCCCGGCCGTTTCAGCTTTAACGTGCGCGGCGGACGCTGTGAAGCCTGTCAGGGCGACGGCGTGATTAAGGTCGAAATGCACTTCCTGCCGGATGTCTATGTGCCGTGTGACCAGTGCAAAGGCAAGCGCTATAACCGCGAAACGCTGGAAATTCAATACAAAGGCAAAGGCATTCATGAAGTGCTGGATATGACCATCGAAGAAGCGAGAGAGTTCTTTGATGCCATTCCGGCGCTGGCGCGGAAGCTGCAAACGCTGATCGACGTTGGCCTGTCCTACATTCGCCTTGGGCAGTCGGCTACCACTCTGTCCGGCGGTGAAGCGCAGCGTGTGAAACTGTCTCGCGAGCTGTCAAAACGCGGAACCGGACAGACGCTGTATATTCTCGACGAACCCACGACTGGTCTGCACTTTGCCGATATTCAGCAGCTTTTGGCCGTGTTGCATCAGCTGCGCGATCAGGGCAATACCATCGTGGTGATTGAACACAATCTGGATGTGATTAAGACGGCAGACTGGATTGTCGACTTAGGGCCGGAAGGCGGCAGCGGCGGCGGAGAAATCCTGGTATCCGGCACGCCGGAGACGGTAGCAGAGTGCGAACAGTCTCACACCGCACGTTTCCTGCGACCGATTCTGGCGCGCGAAGCCTGA
- a CDS encoding response regulator produces MNKKPLILVVEDEAEIADILIAYLARDGYDTLYANNGVQGLDYHEKFSPSLIILDIRMPGLDGWAVLAEIRRRGETPVIMLTANDEDADKLSALRIGADDYVVKPFNPSEIVARTQAVLRRTHHAIVSNNEKTLESELIKISPTEHSVLIKKSNEDIGYKLTTTEFKILMHLIKHPKKVFSRQELMESCFSESDALERTVDSHISKLRKKLENAGVAGVPESIRGFGYRLGK; encoded by the coding sequence ATGAATAAAAAGCCATTAATTTTAGTTGTAGAGGATGAAGCTGAAATAGCGGATATTCTCATTGCTTATCTCGCACGAGATGGGTACGACACGTTATATGCAAATAATGGAGTCCAGGGGCTTGATTATCACGAGAAATTCTCACCCTCTCTGATTATTCTTGATATACGCATGCCTGGATTGGACGGATGGGCCGTGCTCGCAGAAATCAGAAGGCGAGGAGAAACCCCTGTCATCATGTTGACAGCTAATGACGAAGATGCCGATAAACTTTCAGCGCTTCGAATAGGCGCGGATGATTATGTCGTTAAACCATTTAATCCTTCCGAGATTGTCGCACGTACTCAAGCCGTATTACGGCGTACCCATCATGCTATCGTCAGTAATAATGAAAAAACGCTGGAATCTGAACTTATTAAAATATCACCAACAGAACATAGCGTATTGATTAAAAAATCAAATGAAGATATAGGCTACAAGCTGACAACCACCGAGTTTAAGATCCTCATGCATCTTATAAAACACCCCAAGAAAGTTTTCAGCAGACAGGAACTCATGGAGTCTTGTTTTTCAGAAAGCGATGCGCTTGAAAGAACCGTAGACAGTCATATTAGTAAACTACGAAAAAAATTAGAGAATGCCGGTGTAGCGGGTGTACCTGAAAGTATACGTGGGTTTGGTTATCGTCTGGGGAAATAA